The Aedes albopictus strain Foshan chromosome 2, AalbF5, whole genome shotgun sequence region tggtccccccttgggggaagtgggtccgcaaatttccaaatttttgaatttatcactttggtccccccttgggggaagtgggtccgcaaatttccaaatttttgaatttttcactttggtcccctcttgggagaagagggttcgcaaattttcattttttttttaaatttccctttggtcccctattgggggaagaaggtccgcaaatttccgattttttgaattttttcctttggtccccccttgggggaagaaggtccgcaaattttcaatttttcttcgaatttttccctttggtccccccttgggggaagtgggtccgcaaatttccaaatttttgaatttttcagtttggtccccccttgggagaagagggttcgcaaattttcaattttttttttaaatttccctttggtcccccattgggggaagaaggtccgcaaattttcaattttttttttaaatttccctttggtcccctgtTCAGTCTTCACTGACTTGACGGGTTTTTATTGGGGATTTTTTCTCAGTGCACCCGATTGCTGCGATCGTGATTTGTCATCCCTAGCAGCACAACAGGGTGTAACGTTCTAGGGTGTAACGGTAGGGAGGTAGCAATGCTACCAACATTAGAGGAGGAAAGCAAAAGTGATTTCCCGCGCTAGGCGGAAGCGAAGAGATTTTTCTGTTTTCAATCATTCATTGTAACGAGTTAGGTCGCGGCGTGAAGACGCGAAAGTTTTTGTTAAGAGTTTTTAGTGAATAAAATCAGTGAAAAAGTATTCCGAAATGTGTTTTCCTTTCCACCGGTGGAACAAAGGGTGCCAACAGTGAATTTAGTCCGCCGGTTAAGTGTCCACCTCGATTTTGTGTCGGCGTCCACCGGATGAGCGACATTTTGGTCCCATCGAACCGGACCGACGGCCATTTTGAAGTGTGCTATCGAAGAAAGTGAACATTTGCCAAACATGTGGAAAGGAAAACGCGGTTTCGCCGTGTAAAAACGATAAAGACAATTCCGAGCAAGCGGAAAAAAGTGTTCCACACCATAGTCAGTTATCCCGAGAAGTGTGTCCGGTACAATTCGACGCGAATTTACCGTTTCCGAGCGAAGAAGCCCAGTATTCGCTGATCCCGTATCCCGCCCGTCGTTCCGTCGCGTGTGCCGGTGGAGTTCGCCGCGAATCCACCAATCCCCAATGAAAAGCTGCTGCACGGATATCGATCCCGTCGGTGTCCTGTTCCTGTGCCGTATGGGCTATGTGGCGTAAAGTGCTATACCCAGAAGAAGCCAACTACCAAAGCCCAGTGAACAATAAAGTGAATAATAAAGAAAACAAAATGTCCGACGAAGAACTGAAGCTGCTAGTGCACAAGCGCGGACAAGTGAAATCAAAAGTGACGCGcatcaggaattcattgaaagcGGCCGAAGATGATCCTACGACGACAAGCTTTGCTCAGCTCCGAGTCTTTGCCAGAAGCCTTGAAATCCATTACCGCGAGTACAATGAAATCCACGATGCGTTAATCAGTGCCTGTCTCGCGAATCAGAGAGATCCCCAGGAGAAAAAATACGAAGAATTTGAAGTGTTGTTCAACGAAACCAGCTTGGTGATCGAGTCGCTGAAGGATGCAAAGGTGCCCGAACCGATTGGTGCAGCCGCTCAGCCGGCAGCGGTGCAGCCACAAATCGTGCAACAACAAGCCCTCAAAGCTCCACTACCCACTTTCGATGGAAAGTACGAACATTGGCCTCGCTTTAAGGCAATGTTCCAAGACATCATGGGAAGATCACCGGACTGTGACGCTATAAAGCTTTACCATTTGGAAAAGTCACTAGTCGGTGCTGCCACCGGAGTTATTGATTCCCAAACGATCCAGGACAACAACTACGCTCAGGCTTGGGCGATCCTGGAAGAACGTTACGAGAACAAGCGTTTGATAGTAGATCTGCACATCCGGGGTCTACTGAATCTCAAACGCATGACTCGAAAATCGTCGAAAGAGCTTCGCCAGCTACTTGATGACTGCTGCCGGCACGTCGAGAATCTGAAGTTTCTGGGGCAGGAGCTTGAAGGAGTATCCGAGTTGTTCGTCGTCAACGTTCTAACCGCCGCCTTGGATAAGGAAACACGTGAGTATTGGGAATCAAAGTTGGACCACGGAGAGCTACCAACGTATGAGGACACCGTAGAGTGCTTGAAGAATCGTTGTCTTATCCTTGAGAGATGCGAGACGGCCAACCCTCCTCCACCGGTGACGAAGTCCGCTTCAGGTTTCCAAAAGCTATCTTCCCAAAAGGTGGCAAACGCAGTCACGTCACCGACCGCTGTGACCTGTGAATTGTGCAGTGGACAACACCCTAACTTCAAGTGTTCCGCTTTCCGCAACATGACGGTTGCCCAGCGGATAGCAAAGGTGAAAGAGATGAAAGTTTGCTACAATTGCCTTCGGAAGGGGCACCGAAGCAGCACCTGCTCGTCCGAGAAGACGTGCTCGAAATGTGGGCAAAGACACAACAGCCTGCTGCATCTTGATGATCCAGATGTTCCAGAGCAGCCTGAGCCGCAGAAGCAATCTGCACCTCCGGCAAGCGTCAACGTCGTCGCGGAAGCGAGTCCTGAACCGGTATCAACTACAAGCGCATTGGTGAGTCACGTATCCAGTACTCGGAAATCTCGTtcatccccgaaggaagtcttgCTGCTTACGGCCTTGGTAAGTCTTGTCGACGAAAGCGGCCGAGCCCATCCTTGCCGTGCACTACTCGACTGTGCATCGCAAGTCTGCCTTATTTCCAGCGATATGGTCCAGAAACTCGGTAAGCGTCCACGACCAACCAATACCGAGGTGGTTGGAGTAACAGGTAGGAAAAGCGCCAGTCAAGAGGTTGTCGTTTCTGTTGTTTCCAACTACGGTGAGTACAAGGTTGACATTCCGTGCCTTGTCATGCCTCAGGTGAGTGGAACCATTCCTACcagaaaaattgaaattaaaaggtGGCAAATACCAGCCAACGTGGCGTTGGCGGACCCAGAATTCCATACCCCGAAACGTATAGATCTCCTCATCGGAAATGAGTTTTTCTTCTCCCTTCTCAAATCTGGTCAAATGAAACTTTCCGATGATTTGCCTCTGCTCCAGGAAACTGTCTTTGGGTGGGTTATCGCTGGACCAGTTGATGTCCCAGATCAAAAGGTTGTTTTTTCCCATGTTGTGACGAAAGAAGATACATCTGATCTAATCGAAAAGTTTTGGGCTGTTGAAGAAGTTGTCGGATCGTTCCCATCCACCACCGAAGAGCAGCAAGTTGAGGATCACTTCGTGGATACTCATCGCCGAGACGAGACAGGCCGTTTCGTGGTTCGGCTACCGTTCCGTGAGACAGTGGCTGAGCTCGGTGATAATCGAGCATTGGCGCTGAAAAGGTTTTTCCTGCTTGAGCGAAGATTGCAACGTCATCCGGATACAAAACAGCAGTACGAGGACTTTATTACCGAATATGAGGCACTCGGCCATTGTCATGAGGTGTTCGAGGCAGCCGATCCAGTGGGAGTTCAACGGTAttacctcccaagtaacattttaagttttgttcggctttacaagagatcttcataaccaattttataaaacttgcaataaaactgaatcatacatcaaaacctctttataacctctttaagagcatcatccggctgagtggaccactctcggagagggtttgcaaaccgcattaagagtagcaataaactcgttttaaaacctagttgaaaaatgtcccattctcgtttgttgttgtttttttttttcaacaaaaactatgacagctcaagatgcagagaagcttctgcgatggcacgttaagttcaggaggatacatcattcgtaagtagaaagcgatcatttcaaagtaatattttagtagtttttgtgctggtaggcttatgcgcattcgaatttaccgtaaatattggggttgcagaatcataaaattaatgcgcttcgaaaacagtgaatattatcatcttggaatgaaataaatcaatttgtgaatttagtaaaactatctcgaatcacaagaaaactcagcagagagtatttgtttatgtgagcatgttatgaaaatggtggcaaactatcaattcattgcttatttaggcaaaattagctattttccattcacgttagctaattattcaatatggcgacgaccataatcatcgaaaataaaacgaaagcaagtttacttttatgatgaccgcaataaacctagcagtgtcgtagtttctgcttttccacgaacagatgtcgttactaatcgaacgtatcgccatctgttgagagttttaacagttttattgtggtaataatgattaccagaaggtttacaaatcggaaagttttgtttactcttaaaatctgcctttatgaatattttcaagtatactttaaaacattttatcaatggttttcataaaagcaatcataaaactgtgagctttagttattgctgtgataaaaccttaacaaaaatcaaacaaaaccaatcagcaatggaattgttacttgggcctgCCGCACCATGCGGTCATGAAGTTAGCCAGTTCCAGCACTAAACTCCGTGTGGTATTCGATGCCACGGCGAGATCTTCCGGTCCTTCGTTGAATGATGTACTCCAAGTTGGCCCTACCATCCAAAATGACCTGTTCTCCATTCTACTACAATTCCGTCGGCATCGCTTCGCCTTTTCGGCCGATATAACAAAAATGTACAGGCAAGTAGTAGTGGACGAGCGGGATACTCGTTTCCAACGCATATTCTGGGGGAAGCAGCCGACTGATCCACTGCGTGTTCTGGAACTCAACACCGTTACCTACGGAACTGCTTCAGCTCCATTCTTGGCTACAAGATCGTTAGTCCAGCTAGCAAGGGATGAAAAGTCCGAATATCCTGCCGCAGCCGAGGTGGTTTGTGAGGACTTCTATATTGATGACGTGCTCACAGGAGCAAATACAGTGGCCGAAGCCGTTCGTCTAAGAATGGATCTTCAGGAGATGCTCGCCAAAGGGGGCTTTGACATTCGAAAATGGTGCTCCAATTCTGATGCGGTACTGGAAGACGTCCCTGAAGAAGAAAAGGAGAAGCTAGTGAAGATCGACGACTCCGAGAACATAGTGCGTACACTTGGCTTACTGTGGGATCCTAACAACGATCATTTCCGCTTTGTTGTTCCGTCCACCGAGGATATGTTGCAACCGGTCACCAAGAGATTTGTCCTCTCTCGTATTTCTAGATTGTTTGATCCGCTCGGTTTCGTATCGCCGGTAGTCCTCGTTGCCAAATTGTTGATGCAGGCTCTTTGGGTTCGAAAGTTGGAGTGGGATGAACCAATTCCAGAGGATTTGCTTGCACAATGGTTGAAATTAAGTAATTCGTTGACGTCCCTTAATCAAGCCAAAATTCCGAGATGTGTGATCCCTGAAGAATGTGAAACATTTGAAATTCATGGGTTCGCAGACGCTTCCTCGTCTGCGTACGGGGCCTGTTTGTATCTTCGAGCTGTGAAGGGAAACGGTGATACATGTTGTAATCTTTTTACCAGCAAGTCGCGGGTTGCACCGCTGACCGAAATGACCATACCTCGCAAAGAATTATGTGCTGCACTCTTGTTGTCACGTCTCTTGGTGAAAGTTTTGTCCGCCTTTAAGCTTCCTATGTCCAAGGTTGTCTTGTGGTCCGACAGCCAAATTGTGCTCTCGTGGTTGAAAAAAGCACCGTCACGCCTGGATATTTTTGTGCGCAACCGCGTGGCAGAAATCAATCGAAATACCCACCAGTATCCATGGGAATACGTACGGTCTGCCGATAATCCCGCTGACGTCGTTTCACGGGGACAAATGCCTGAAGCCTTGAACAACAACAGCTTGTGGT contains the following coding sequences:
- the LOC134286610 gene encoding uncharacterized protein LOC134286610, which encodes MSDEELKLLVHKRGQVKSKVTRIRNSLKAAEDDPTTTSFAQLRVFARSLEIHYREYNEIHDALISACLANQRDPQEKKYEEFEVLFNETSLVIESLKDAKVPEPIGAAAQPAAVQPQIVQQQALKAPLPTFDGKYEHWPRFKAMFQDIMGRSPDCDAIKLYHLEKSLVGAATGVIDSQTIQDNNYAQAWAILEERYENKRLIVDLHIRGLLNLKRMTRKSSKELRQLLDDCCRHVENLKFLGQELEGVSELFVVNVLTAALDKETREYWESKLDHGELPTYEDTVECLKNRCLILERCETANPPPPVTKSASGFQKLSSQKVANAVTSPTAVTCELCSGQHPNFKCSAFRNMTVAQRIAKVKEMKVCYNCLRKGHRSSTCSSEKTCSKCGQRHNSLLHLDDPDVPEQPEPQKQSAPPASVNVVAEASPEPVSTTSALVSHVSSTRKSRSSPKEVLLLTALVSLVDESGRAHPCRALLDCASQVCLISSDMVQKLGKRPRPTNTEVVGVTGRKSASQEVVVSVVSNYGEYKVDIPCLVMPQVSGTIPTRKIEIKRWQIPANVALADPEFHTPKRIDLLIGNEFFFSLLKSGQMKLSDDLPLLQETVFGWVIAGPVDVPDQKVVFSHVVTKEDTSDLIEKFWAVEEVVGSFPSTTEEQQVEDHFVDTHRRDETGRFVVRLPFRETVAELGDNRALALKRFFLLERRLQRHPDTKQQYEDFITEYEALGHCHEVFEAADPQWNCYLGLPHHAVMKLASSSTKLRVVFDATARSSGPSLNDVLQVGPTIQNDLFSILLQFRRHRFAFSADITKMYRQVVVDERDTRFQRIFWGKQPTDPLRVLELNTVTYGTASAPFLATRSLVQLARDEKSEYPAAAEVVCEDFYIDDVLTGANTVAEAVRLRMDLQEMLAKGGFDIRKWCSNSDAVLEDVPEEEKEKLVKIDDSENIVRTLGLLWDPNNDHFRFVVPSTEDMLQPVTKRFVLSRISRLFDPLGFVSPVVLVAKLLMQALWVRKLEWDEPIPEDLLAQWLKLSNSLTSLNQAKIPRCVIPEECETFEIHGFADASSSAYGACLYLRAVKGNGDTCCNLFTSKSRVAPLTEMTIPRKELCAALLLSRLLVKVLSAFKLPMSKVVLWSDSQIVLSWLKKAPSRLDIFVRNRVAEINRNTHQYPWEYVRSADNPADVVSRGQMPEALNNNSLWWFGPDFLNQPHYEPAAVEEIPDCEMPEMKAEVIVNLATIELLPVFTSYGSFRKLQRIVALVMRFINNTRTNVAANRCLWRSISVAEMRASLITIVRVIQHTELPDEVRSQDAATSSKKLARLCPVLDEVDGVLRVGGRLEKSALPFDAKHQLILPDHHPVTKLLIRALHEENMHAGPSNLLAILRRKFWLLRARSTVRGVVRSCVSCFRACPRKVEQLMGNLPDFRVNPAMPFEYTGVDYAGPVMVKEGKYRPKR